In Archangium violaceum, the following are encoded in one genomic region:
- a CDS encoding pyridoxal phosphate-dependent aminotransferase, protein MNLANRLKAIKPSPTLALNAKAKALVAQGVDVVSLAAGEPDFDTPEFIKQAAVDALRQGFTKYTPTSGIQELREAICAKLERDNHLTFAPDQVLVTVGAKQALYNAFQALLNEGDEVIIVAPYWVSYPDMVQLAGGKPVFVETREEDGFAPDPDAIRKALSPRTKALVLNSPSNPSGAVFSRAALEGIAQAVRGHECLILSDDIYEKLLYQGQFLNIGNVAPDLLSRLVVINGMSKSFSMTGWRMGYVAGPKWLISGMQMIQDQSTSNAASFAQKAALAALKGPQDIFVPMVEEYRGRRDLVVDTLNAIEGVRCRRPEGAFYVLPNVSGLFGRSYKGTPVTGSVQFSEILLNDFRVAAVPGAPFGAEGHIRMSFATSREQLNKGLERFRELATALR, encoded by the coding sequence ATGAATCTCGCGAATCGGCTCAAGGCCATCAAACCGTCCCCCACGCTCGCGCTCAACGCGAAGGCGAAGGCGCTGGTGGCCCAGGGTGTGGACGTGGTGAGTCTCGCGGCGGGCGAGCCTGACTTCGATACGCCGGAGTTCATCAAGCAGGCGGCCGTCGATGCCCTGCGGCAGGGCTTCACCAAGTACACGCCCACGTCGGGCATCCAGGAGCTGCGCGAGGCCATCTGCGCGAAGCTGGAGCGGGACAACCACCTCACCTTCGCGCCGGACCAGGTGCTGGTGACGGTGGGCGCCAAGCAGGCGCTCTACAATGCGTTCCAGGCGCTGCTGAACGAGGGCGACGAGGTCATCATCGTGGCCCCGTACTGGGTGAGCTACCCGGACATGGTGCAACTGGCCGGAGGCAAGCCGGTGTTCGTGGAGACGCGCGAGGAGGACGGCTTCGCGCCGGATCCGGACGCCATCCGCAAGGCGCTCTCGCCGCGCACGAAGGCGCTGGTGCTCAACAGCCCGAGCAACCCCTCGGGGGCGGTGTTCTCGCGGGCCGCCCTGGAGGGCATCGCCCAGGCGGTGCGCGGGCACGAGTGCCTCATCCTGAGCGACGACATCTACGAGAAGCTGCTCTACCAGGGGCAGTTCCTGAACATCGGCAACGTGGCGCCGGATCTGCTGTCGCGGCTGGTCGTCATCAACGGGATGAGCAAGTCCTTCTCGATGACGGGCTGGCGCATGGGGTACGTGGCGGGCCCGAAGTGGCTCATCTCGGGCATGCAGATGATCCAGGATCAGTCCACGTCGAACGCGGCGTCCTTCGCGCAGAAGGCGGCGCTGGCGGCGCTCAAGGGCCCGCAGGACATCTTCGTGCCCATGGTGGAGGAGTACCGGGGACGGAGGGACCTGGTCGTGGACACGCTGAACGCGATCGAGGGCGTGCGCTGCCGGCGTCCCGAGGGTGCCTTCTACGTGCTGCCCAACGTGAGCGGCCTGTTCGGGCGCTCGTACAAGGGCACGCCGGTGACGGGCTCGGTGCAGTTCTCGGAGATCCTCCTGAACGACTTCCGGGTCGCGGCGGTGCCGGGGGCCCCCTTCGGAGCGGAGGGCCACATCCGCATGAGCTTCGCGACCTCGCGCGAGCAGCTGAACAAGGGCCTGGAGCGGTTCCGCGAGCTCGCGACCGCCTTGCGCTGA
- the coaD gene encoding pantetheine-phosphate adenylyltransferase — protein sequence MRTAIYPGSFDPLTNGHLSIIQRALQMFDRVIVAVAVNPKKVPLFTEEERKELIRQACPDPRVEVDAFHGLLVEYANGRGVNVILRGLRAVSDFEYEFQLANMNRKLAPGIETVFMMTGEDYFYVSSQLVREVASFGGNVEGLVPPNVLKVLRAKYGKQG from the coding sequence ATGCGTACCGCCATCTATCCGGGTTCATTCGATCCGCTCACCAACGGTCACCTGAGCATCATCCAGCGCGCGTTGCAGATGTTCGATCGCGTGATCGTGGCTGTGGCAGTCAACCCGAAGAAGGTGCCGCTCTTCACCGAGGAGGAGCGCAAGGAGCTCATCCGCCAGGCCTGTCCGGATCCGCGGGTGGAGGTGGACGCCTTCCACGGCCTGCTGGTGGAGTACGCGAACGGGCGCGGGGTGAACGTCATCCTGCGCGGCCTGCGGGCGGTCTCCGACTTCGAGTACGAGTTCCAGCTGGCGAACATGAACCGCAAGCTGGCCCCTGGCATCGAGACCGTCTTCATGATGACGGGCGAGGACTACTTCTACGTGTCGTCGCAGCTCGTCCGGGAGGTGGCCTCGTTCGGCGGCAACGTGGAGGGGCTCGTGCCGCCCAACGTGCTCAAGGTGCTGCGGGCGAAGTACGGGAAGCAGGGCTGA
- the rsmD gene encoding 16S rRNA (guanine(966)-N(2))-methyltransferase RsmD → MRIVAGTAKGRALAGPKTTSKHIRPTADRVRETIFNVLGQWLEERKVLDLYAGTGALGLESVSRGAPKAVLVDSDREALSLCRANTDTLGFASRVEILAQPVERALETLGRRGDRFELVFADPPYAARVVETVLEGVARAGVLAPGGTVVIEHDKRETAPESHAGFERVDQRRFGDTLVSLFRIP, encoded by the coding sequence ATGCGCATCGTGGCAGGTACGGCGAAAGGGCGGGCGCTGGCGGGCCCCAAGACGACGTCGAAGCACATCCGTCCCACGGCGGACCGGGTGCGGGAGACGATCTTCAACGTGCTCGGTCAGTGGCTGGAGGAGCGGAAGGTGCTGGATCTCTACGCGGGGACGGGGGCGCTGGGCCTCGAGTCCGTCTCGCGAGGGGCTCCCAAGGCGGTGCTGGTGGACTCGGACCGGGAGGCGCTGTCGCTCTGCCGGGCGAACACGGACACGCTGGGGTTCGCCTCGCGGGTGGAGATCCTCGCGCAGCCGGTGGAGCGGGCGCTCGAGACGCTCGGGCGCCGGGGAGATCGGTTCGAGCTCGTCTTCGCGGACCCGCCGTATGCGGCGCGGGTGGTGGAGACGGTGCTGGAGGGGGTGGCCCGGGCCGGGGTGCTGGCACCCGGGGGCACGGTGGTCATCGAGCACGACAAGCGCGAGACGGCCCCCGAGTCCCACGCGGGTTTCGAGCGGGTGGACCAGCGGCGGTTCGGGGACACGCTGGTGAGTCTCTTCCGCATTCCTTGA